A single genomic interval of Candidatus Omnitrophota bacterium harbors:
- a CDS encoding type II secretion system protein: MMSGTGNRKKAFTLIEIMVTTVVVSLTAVLVYETYFRSLDLLNYCYDYFGVVSRAEERMWQAQNELTRFNTLMETPTNEVLTLDNKSFVWALSYSGIGDIYGLYRIDSALSWQEGRKKMVISRTAYALYSEEKK; encoded by the coding sequence ATGATGTCAGGAACTGGGAATAGGAAAAAGGCGTTCACCCTGATAGAGATAATGGTCACGACGGTCGTCGTTTCGCTTACGGCAGTCCTTGTATATGAGACGTACTTCCGGTCGCTGGACCTCTTAAATTACTGTTACGATTATTTCGGGGTCGTGTCCCGGGCCGAAGAGAGGATGTGGCAGGCGCAAAACGAACTGACCCGTTTCAACACACTGATGGAGACGCCTACGAACGAGGTCCTTACATTGGACAACAAGAGTTTCGTATGGGCCCTGTCATACAGCGGCATAGGAGACATCTACGGCCTTTACAGGATAGATTCGGCCCTCTCATGGCAGGAGGGGCGGAAGAAGATGGTGATATCGAGAACGGCATATGCGCTTTATTCGGAAGAGAAGAAATAG
- the atpD gene encoding F0F1 ATP synthase subunit beta, which yields MSAPTKNTKGAAGRVVAVQGPVVDVMFDSSEDVPNIFSVINTSTIDKEKVVLEVAEHLPGNIARCISINSTINIQRNAGAVVGGESIQIPLGEALYGRIINMTGEPIDKKGDIVTSEYLPIRKKEMGSQVRMGKDSKRSFEVFETGIKIIDLLFPVTKGSKTGILGGAALGKSILTLEIIQHIVKRYEGSCVFTGVGERIREGNELYFELLKHGVLPKTMMVFGQMNEPPGARFGVAMTGITMAESIQRKNQDVLLFVDNIFRFVQAGAEISTLLGRVPSETGYQPTLISEASEFHERIRSSKESGGSVTSFEAVYVPADDLTDPAVVAIFSFLDSIMVLSREKIQLGLYPAIDPLSSSSANLDIDIVGRRHFDIAQETIRIFQRYEELRRIVLVIGIDELSAADRTIYERARKLQNFLTQPFFVAEAYTGKKGEYVTIEETLVGCEMIMAGRVDQRPEGDFYLIGRIT from the coding sequence ATGTCAGCACCCACTAAAAATACGAAGGGCGCCGCGGGCCGGGTGGTCGCCGTCCAGGGGCCGGTAGTGGACGTGATGTTCGATAGCTCGGAAGACGTCCCCAATATCTTCAGCGTCATAAACACCTCTACCATCGACAAGGAGAAGGTCGTGCTGGAGGTCGCCGAACACCTGCCCGGGAACATCGCCCGCTGCATATCCATAAATTCCACGATAAATATACAGCGTAACGCCGGGGCCGTAGTCGGAGGCGAGTCGATCCAGATACCTCTCGGGGAGGCGCTTTACGGCAGGATCATAAATATGACGGGAGAGCCGATAGACAAGAAGGGCGATATAGTCACATCGGAATACCTCCCGATCCGGAAGAAGGAAATGGGCAGCCAGGTCAGGATGGGCAAGGACTCGAAACGCAGTTTCGAAGTATTCGAGACGGGCATAAAGATAATAGACCTTCTCTTCCCCGTGACGAAAGGCAGCAAGACCGGCATACTCGGAGGCGCAGCCCTCGGCAAGAGCATACTGACGCTCGAGATAATACAGCATATAGTGAAGCGCTATGAGGGAAGCTGCGTGTTCACCGGCGTAGGCGAGCGTATCCGCGAAGGTAACGAGCTCTACTTCGAGCTCCTGAAGCACGGCGTCCTCCCGAAGACGATGATGGTCTTCGGCCAGATGAACGAGCCGCCGGGCGCGCGTTTCGGCGTGGCGATGACAGGCATCACTATGGCCGAGTCGATACAGAGGAAGAACCAGGACGTCCTCCTCTTCGTGGACAATATATTCAGGTTTGTGCAGGCGGGCGCCGAGATATCGACCCTCCTCGGCAGGGTACCATCGGAGACGGGCTATCAGCCGACGCTGATATCGGAGGCGAGTGAGTTCCATGAGAGGATACGGTCATCCAAAGAATCGGGCGGTTCCGTTACCTCTTTCGAGGCGGTATATGTCCCTGCCGACGACCTGACGGACCCGGCCGTCGTCGCGATATTCAGCTTCCTCGATTCAATAATGGTACTCTCCAGGGAGAAGATACAGCTGGGGCTATATCCGGCGATAGATCCGCTCTCATCCTCTTCGGCCAACCTCGATATAGATATCGTAGGCCGGCGCCATTTCGACATAGCGCAGGAGACGATAAGGATATTCCAGAGGTACGAAGAGCTGAGGCGCATAGTCCTCGTCATAGGCATAGACGAGCTCTCCGCGGCAGACCGCACGATATATGAACGCGCCAGAAAACTGCAGAACTTTCTGACACAGCCGTTCTTCGTCGCGGAGGCGTACACCGGGAAAAAGGGCGAATACGTCACCATAGAAGAGACGCTTGTCGGGTGCGAGATGATCATGGCCGGCAGGGTCGACCAGAGACCGGAAGGGGATTTTTACCTCATAGGCAGGATAACATAA
- a CDS encoding response regulator: protein MSEKKRIFIADDEETILTSLKKLFELSGFEVDTSRESKNVLAMVKAFKPHVILLDLLMPGMGGFEICELLNKDEDTQKVPIIIISALADDVDIKKAFKMGVVGYFTKPFDYQKLLYEVNKAIAYKETRT from the coding sequence ATGAGCGAAAAGAAGAGGATATTCATTGCTGACGATGAGGAGACGATACTTACGAGTTTAAAGAAGCTCTTTGAGCTGTCCGGTTTTGAGGTGGATACGTCAAGGGAGTCGAAGAATGTCCTGGCTATGGTGAAGGCCTTCAAGCCGCATGTCATCCTTCTCGATCTCCTCATGCCGGGCATGGGAGGCTTTGAGATATGCGAACTGTTGAATAAGGACGAAGATACGCAGAAGGTGCCGATCATAATCATATCGGCCCTGGCAGACGACGTGGATATAAAGAAGGCGTTCAAGATGGGGGTGGTCGGGTACTTTACAAAGCCGTTCGATTACCAGAAGCTGTTGTACGAGGTGAATAAGGCCATCGCTTATAAAGAGACAAGGACCTGA
- a CDS encoding type II secretion system F family protein — protein sequence MPTYKYRAKKGPREIVEGKTEAPSEAEAIERLSQMGYLPIKLEEVRDEPSPGPGRTVPKRPLGRVKSREITVFSRQLASLLAAGVPILSAINIIAEQTENPGFKSALCDIHDAVKEGENFSDGLSRYPRAFSPLYIALVRTGENSGALPEALLRISDYRTKEDEMYSRLRMALAYPILMGVVGIGTVTFMLAFVIPRLTGIFVNMGQALPLPTRILIAISGGLRKWWWAIAIAAALAAFLVKAQARTKAGRVYFSVLALTVPIFGKLTLKSELSRFSRTLSLLVESGIPILKAIEISIPVLENEVIKSQLAVSYRELEQGGSFGRSLKSSRLFPLFMTNLIIVGEESGKLGEALAEVANSYEKETDEAMKIMASLLEPLMILIMGLVVGFIVVAMLLPIFEINVMVR from the coding sequence ATGCCTACCTATAAATACCGCGCCAAGAAAGGGCCAAGAGAGATCGTTGAAGGGAAGACCGAGGCGCCTTCAGAGGCCGAGGCGATCGAACGGCTCAGCCAGATGGGATATCTCCCCATAAAGTTGGAAGAGGTGCGGGACGAGCCCTCCCCGGGTCCCGGGCGTACCGTCCCGAAGAGACCGCTCGGGCGGGTCAAGTCCCGCGAGATAACCGTCTTCAGCCGCCAGCTCGCCAGTCTCCTTGCGGCAGGCGTGCCGATCCTGAGCGCCATCAATATAATAGCCGAGCAGACCGAGAATCCCGGGTTCAAGAGCGCGCTCTGCGATATACATGACGCGGTAAAGGAGGGCGAAAACTTTTCGGACGGGCTCTCGCGGTATCCAAGGGCATTCTCACCGTTATATATAGCTTTGGTGCGGACAGGCGAGAACAGCGGGGCATTGCCCGAGGCGCTTCTCAGGATATCGGATTACAGGACGAAAGAGGACGAGATGTACTCCCGGCTCCGCATGGCCCTGGCGTATCCTATCCTCATGGGAGTCGTAGGGATCGGGACGGTCACCTTCATGCTGGCCTTTGTCATACCGCGCCTTACAGGGATATTCGTCAATATGGGGCAGGCCCTGCCGCTCCCCACCAGGATCCTGATAGCGATAAGCGGGGGTTTACGCAAGTGGTGGTGGGCGATAGCAATAGCCGCGGCCCTGGCGGCGTTCCTTGTAAAGGCGCAGGCGAGGACCAAGGCCGGCAGGGTCTATTTCAGCGTCCTGGCACTGACCGTTCCGATATTCGGGAAACTTACGCTCAAGTCGGAGTTATCCCGTTTCAGCAGGACGCTCTCCCTCCTGGTGGAGAGCGGGATACCCATCCTGAAGGCGATCGAGATATCGATCCCTGTGTTGGAGAACGAGGTCATAAAAAGCCAGCTGGCGGTGAGTTACAGGGAATTGGAACAGGGCGGTTCCTTCGGCAGGAGCCTCAAGAGCTCCAGGCTCTTCCCGCTCTTCATGACGAACCTCATAATCGTCGGGGAAGAGTCCGGCAAGCTGGGAGAGGCGCTGGCGGAAGTGGCGAATTCTTATGAGAAGGAGACGGATGAGGCGATGAAGATCATGGCAAGCCTCCTGGAACCTCTGATGATCCTGATAATGGGGCTGGTGGTCGGTTTTATCGTCGTGGCCATGCTCCTTCCTATTTTCGAAATAAACGTAATGGTGAGGTAG
- a CDS encoding type II secretion system protein GspJ, producing the protein MRFIRKRRNRTGFTLIELVVASVALVVVAFAVYMTLSGGLKIWQRINLKSSEEDVDIFFEKFTSDLRNVIICKGTVFTGEGDVFELPALVTSQKLGSRSAGRVRYSYDRERKVIRRHFADFSDIYSGSPGTAQELISGIKSMRFQYYVYEPGVKEYLWRDEWADKALPLAIRAELETEHNDKRVRFTRTAEIPVAN; encoded by the coding sequence ATGCGCTTTATTCGGAAGAGAAGAAATAGGACAGGGTTCACCTTGATAGAGCTTGTCGTCGCGAGCGTGGCTTTGGTGGTCGTGGCCTTTGCGGTGTATATGACCCTTTCCGGCGGCCTGAAGATATGGCAGAGGATAAACCTGAAAAGCTCGGAAGAGGACGTCGACATATTTTTTGAGAAGTTCACGTCTGACCTCAGGAACGTGATAATCTGCAAAGGCACGGTTTTTACCGGCGAAGGCGACGTATTTGAGCTGCCCGCGCTTGTTACGAGCCAGAAGCTCGGTTCGCGGAGCGCCGGCAGGGTGAGGTATTCATACGACAGGGAGAGGAAAGTCATAAGGAGGCATTTTGCCGACTTTTCGGATATATATTCCGGCAGCCCGGGGACGGCGCAGGAGCTTATCTCCGGCATCAAGTCGATGAGGTTCCAGTATTACGTCTATGAGCCGGGCGTTAAGGAGTACCTCTGGCGGGACGAGTGGGCCGATAAGGCGCTGCCGCTTGCCATAAGGGCGGAACTTGAGACGGAGCATAATGATAAGAGGGTCAGATTCACGAGGACGGCTGAGATCCCGGTCGCCAATTAA
- a CDS encoding PAS domain S-box protein, translating into MNIRIKIMFLLAFIMCMFIGVFIVNQHSNSERLKSYIKNQTKIMNATFGNILKLKGSSVETLASDYTFWDEMVAFISTKSEKWAAENIDVSLSTYKVDFIWVYDVAGSLVYYTNSKEDGRLWDLPIPKEVFGKLAKEKLLLGFFADTPAGLMEFCAATIHPSADSKRETAPLGYFFAGRLWDDVYIKELSRLIGGPVAIVPFDEGELLVSAAKSESDAIVFSKSLSDWSGREMMKAMVWIEVPFIRDMAATSRRDMVIISTLAAVCLVVLTLLIGHWITIPLGLITTTLKTGDTGRIEDLGRRKTEFGGIARLIRLFFTQREALVKEMSERKIAVAKLEESEERYRGLYNSIRDGIVLVNISGDILDCNQAYLDMLGYTMDEVKRLTYIQVTPAKWHKMEAEIIRQRVLAKGFSGDYEKEYTRKDGTVFPILLNTWLVRGEDGRPAGMWAIIKDITEQKRMLDQLRDSEIRYRTIYETSADAIMLLTPGEGFFRGNPSAVKMYECVDEDDFTSYTPAILSPEYQPDGRPSAEKAREMMAMAMEHGSHFFEWLHKTARGREFFATVLLTRVELEGKVFLQATVRDITESKRRETELKSAYEKLKYTQLQLVQASKMASMGTLAGGIAHEINNPLAGVMNNVHLVKMILESKGYPDSNDLAEVLMAIEADVFRCKKITQSLLNFSHVSKGEYKQVSLNDIADEVLNIVGHEVRVKNISIDKRLTAGIPGVIGDSQLLQQVVFDLVNNAMWAISTKSDKGGVVGIETTYDSVRKSVVLTISDTGVGIPEENINKIFDPFFTTKPVGEGTGLGLSVAYNIVKGHNGVLAVESQVGVGTKFSIALPAVLEGKRYVG; encoded by the coding sequence ATGAATATCCGTATAAAGATAATGTTCTTATTGGCTTTTATCATGTGTATGTTCATCGGTGTCTTTATCGTGAACCAGCATTCTAACAGCGAACGGTTAAAATCGTATATAAAGAACCAGACGAAGATAATGAACGCGACGTTCGGTAATATACTTAAACTCAAAGGGTCTTCAGTAGAGACGCTGGCCTCGGATTACACTTTCTGGGATGAGATGGTTGCCTTCATCTCTACGAAAAGCGAAAAGTGGGCCGCCGAGAATATCGACGTCTCCCTCTCTACCTATAAGGTGGATTTTATATGGGTATACGATGTCGCCGGCTCGCTCGTCTATTATACCAACAGCAAAGAAGACGGCAGGTTGTGGGATCTCCCTATCCCCAAAGAGGTCTTCGGCAAGCTGGCGAAAGAGAAGCTTCTGCTCGGTTTTTTCGCTGATACGCCGGCCGGTTTGATGGAATTCTGCGCCGCCACGATACACCCGAGCGCCGACAGTAAAAGGGAGACCGCGCCGCTCGGGTACTTCTTTGCGGGGCGCCTGTGGGACGACGTTTATATAAAAGAGCTGTCGCGGCTGATAGGCGGGCCGGTGGCGATCGTCCCTTTCGATGAAGGCGAATTGCTGGTGAGCGCCGCAAAGTCGGAATCGGATGCCATCGTCTTCTCAAAGTCGTTAAGTGATTGGTCCGGGAGAGAGATGATGAAGGCGATGGTCTGGATAGAAGTCCCGTTCATCAGAGATATGGCCGCTACGTCCAGGAGGGATATGGTCATAATCTCAACCCTGGCCGCGGTGTGCCTTGTCGTTCTGACTCTGCTTATCGGTCATTGGATAACGATACCGCTCGGCCTCATAACTACCACACTGAAGACCGGAGATACCGGCCGCATAGAGGACCTGGGGAGACGGAAGACGGAATTCGGCGGCATAGCCAGGTTGATCCGGTTATTTTTTACGCAGAGAGAGGCGCTTGTAAAGGAGATGTCCGAGCGCAAGATAGCGGTCGCGAAACTGGAGGAGTCGGAAGAGAGGTACCGGGGCCTATATAATTCGATCAGGGACGGTATCGTCCTGGTGAATATTTCGGGTGATATTCTCGATTGTAACCAGGCCTATCTCGATATGCTCGGTTATACGATGGATGAAGTCAAAAGATTGACATATATTCAAGTGACTCCGGCGAAGTGGCACAAGATGGAGGCGGAGATAATAAGACAGAGGGTGCTGGCAAAAGGGTTCTCCGGCGATTATGAGAAAGAGTATACCAGAAAAGACGGGACGGTCTTCCCGATACTGTTAAATACATGGCTGGTCAGAGGCGAAGACGGCAGGCCCGCAGGCATGTGGGCCATAATAAAGGATATAACGGAGCAGAAACGTATGCTGGACCAGCTCAGAGACAGCGAGATAAGGTACAGGACGATCTATGAGACCTCGGCGGACGCTATAATGCTCTTAACGCCGGGAGAGGGGTTTTTCAGAGGGAACCCTTCTGCCGTAAAGATGTACGAGTGTGTTGACGAGGATGACTTCACCAGCTATACCCCGGCCATCCTGTCTCCTGAATACCAGCCCGACGGCAGGCCTTCCGCCGAAAAGGCCCGGGAGATGATGGCCATGGCCATGGAGCATGGCTCGCATTTCTTTGAATGGCTTCATAAGACGGCCAGGGGGAGGGAGTTCTTTGCCACCGTATTACTGACGAGGGTGGAGCTGGAAGGCAAGGTATTTTTGCAGGCCACGGTCCGTGACATCACAGAGTCCAAGAGGAGGGAGACGGAGCTGAAGAGCGCTTATGAAAAGCTTAAATATACACAACTGCAGCTGGTCCAGGCCTCCAAGATGGCGTCGATGGGCACGCTCGCCGGGGGTATCGCGCACGAGATCAATAACCCCCTGGCCGGGGTCATGAATAACGTCCACCTGGTGAAGATGATCCTGGAGAGTAAGGGATATCCGGATTCGAACGATCTGGCAGAAGTGTTGATGGCTATCGAAGCGGATGTCTTCAGATGCAAGAAGATAACGCAGTCACTGCTCAATTTCTCACACGTCTCAAAAGGGGAGTATAAGCAGGTATCCCTGAATGATATAGCGGATGAGGTGCTCAATATAGTAGGGCATGAGGTCAGGGTCAAGAATATATCCATAGATAAGAGGTTAACGGCCGGGATACCCGGTGTCATCGGGGACTCCCAGCTTTTACAACAGGTCGTATTCGACCTGGTGAACAATGCTATGTGGGCTATAAGCACGAAATCGGACAAAGGCGGTGTTGTAGGCATAGAGACGACCTACGATAGCGTGAGAAAGAGCGTAGTCCTGACGATCTCCGATACGGGCGTGGGGATACCTGAAGAGAACATCAATAAGATATTCGATCCTTTCTTCACGACCAAACCCGTAGGGGAAGGGACGGGGCTGGGGTTATCGGTAGCGTACAATATAGTGAAAGGCCACAACGGCGTGCTCGCGGTAGAGAGCCAGGTGGGCGTCGGCACGAAATTCAGCATAGCCCTACCCGCCGTCCTGGAAGGTAAGAGATATGTGGGATAA
- the gspG gene encoding type II secretion system major pseudopilin GspG yields MRIKERIGFTLIELMLVIIIIGALVAMVMPRFAGRGEQAKVAAARADIQANIATALKLYELDNGNFPTTDEGLSALLVKPSTASNWTGPYLEKKPLDPWGREYKYKSPGDHRPADYDLYSLGKDGNESTDDVRNWE; encoded by the coding sequence ATGAGGATCAAAGAGAGGATTGGTTTTACGCTGATAGAGCTGATGCTCGTCATCATAATAATAGGCGCGCTTGTTGCCATGGTGATGCCCAGGTTCGCCGGGAGGGGCGAGCAGGCCAAGGTGGCCGCTGCCAGGGCGGACATCCAGGCGAATATAGCCACCGCCCTCAAGCTTTATGAGCTCGATAACGGGAATTTTCCGACGACGGACGAGGGGCTGAGCGCGCTTCTGGTAAAGCCCTCCACCGCCTCCAACTGGACCGGGCCGTATCTCGAGAAGAAACCGCTCGACCCGTGGGGCAGAGAGTATAAATACAAGAGTCCCGGGGACCACAGGCCGGCAGATTACGACCTTTACTCCCTCGGAAAGGACGGGAACGAAAGCACCGATGATGTCAGGAACTGGGAATAG
- a CDS encoding ATPase, T2SS/T4P/T4SS family — MLKKNDVVLYEALMDKGLVSKEALEPFIKEVETTQSNLGQILIKRGIFPERDILMLLAEKLKMPFLTLRDTPIDRKVIDRIPVKIATYYRFIPIAIKDKTMTAAVSWPMDIKIQDEIRTQLGYDIEIALACEDEILEAMKKNYGFAADTLGRITSGASTGKTPPASARETSQGKVEDIEKLTELAEDASIIKLVNQIILEAYKKRATDIHIEPFRQEVSLRYRIDGILYDANVPPEIKNFINAIISRIKIMSNLNIVEHRLPQDGRAVVKVQDQVLDLRISTMPTPYGESVVIRILPTQMLFSLAKLGLAKPDMVLFEKLIQKPHGIIFVTGPTGSGKTTTLYTCLSRINTKERKIITIEDPIEYEMSGVIQIQVMSEIGLDFARGLRSILRHDPDVIMVGEVRDRETADIAIRVALTGHLVFSTLHTNDAASGITRLVDIGVEPYLVASSVEAFIAQRLIRLICPDCKHEDKAVPPELKESIARELNIKASEVKVFRGKGCANCNHTGFWGRTAIYEILLVDDTIKDMIFKKASASQIKKLSISRGMRTLRQDGWNKVIAGMTTPEEVINVTSAEDEAGSSGRGTMASSPILPDVAGQASTESDRRIYRRLDNKINVRYKVFKGQDISGKKGAAAEQLSVTKNISAGGSLFTSDEPLPVGTILEMAVEPHDGKGPVECLARVVRVEELRGGKSFEIAVCFLDMTSAQKARLDNYISNEL; from the coding sequence ATGCTGAAGAAGAATGACGTCGTCTTATACGAGGCGCTCATGGATAAAGGGCTCGTCTCAAAAGAGGCCCTGGAACCGTTCATCAAAGAGGTGGAGACGACGCAGTCCAACCTGGGGCAGATACTCATAAAACGCGGAATATTCCCGGAGAGGGACATACTGATGCTCCTGGCGGAAAAGTTAAAGATGCCTTTTCTTACCCTGAGGGATACACCGATAGACAGGAAGGTCATCGACAGGATACCCGTTAAGATAGCCACTTATTACCGCTTCATCCCCATAGCCATCAAGGACAAGACGATGACCGCTGCCGTGTCGTGGCCCATGGATATAAAGATACAGGATGAGATACGGACCCAGCTGGGATACGATATAGAGATCGCCCTCGCATGCGAAGACGAGATACTTGAAGCCATGAAGAAGAATTATGGCTTCGCGGCCGACACGCTGGGCAGGATAACGTCCGGCGCATCGACGGGGAAGACGCCCCCGGCGTCGGCCCGGGAGACGTCCCAGGGCAAGGTTGAGGATATCGAGAAGCTCACAGAGCTTGCAGAGGATGCCTCGATCATAAAACTGGTCAACCAGATAATACTCGAGGCGTATAAGAAACGCGCCACCGATATACATATCGAGCCGTTCAGGCAGGAGGTGAGTTTACGCTACAGGATAGACGGGATACTGTATGACGCCAACGTACCGCCCGAGATAAAGAATTTCATAAACGCCATAATCTCGCGCATCAAGATAATGTCTAATCTTAATATAGTGGAGCATCGGCTCCCACAGGACGGGAGGGCGGTCGTGAAGGTGCAGGACCAGGTGCTGGACCTGAGGATATCCACGATGCCCACGCCTTACGGCGAGAGCGTGGTTATAAGGATATTGCCTACGCAGATGTTATTCAGCCTGGCCAAATTGGGGCTCGCGAAGCCCGATATGGTATTATTCGAAAAACTTATCCAGAAACCGCACGGTATAATATTCGTGACCGGCCCTACGGGGAGCGGCAAGACGACGACGCTATATACGTGCCTAAGCAGGATAAATACGAAAGAACGGAAGATCATAACGATCGAAGACCCGATAGAATATGAGATGTCGGGGGTCATACAGATACAGGTCATGTCCGAGATAGGGCTCGATTTCGCAAGGGGCCTCAGGAGCATATTGAGGCACGACCCCGATGTCATAATGGTCGGTGAGGTGAGGGACCGGGAGACCGCGGATATAGCCATAAGGGTCGCCCTGACAGGCCACCTCGTATTTTCCACGCTCCACACGAATGACGCGGCAAGCGGCATAACGCGGCTCGTCGATATAGGCGTGGAGCCGTACCTTGTGGCATCGAGCGTCGAGGCGTTCATAGCCCAGCGCCTTATACGGCTCATATGCCCCGACTGTAAGCATGAGGATAAGGCGGTCCCCCCGGAGCTTAAAGAGTCGATCGCCAGGGAGCTCAATATAAAGGCATCGGAAGTAAAGGTCTTCAGGGGCAAAGGATGCGCGAATTGTAACCACACCGGTTTCTGGGGCAGGACCGCCATATACGAGATACTCCTGGTGGACGATACCATTAAAGACATGATCTTCAAGAAGGCCTCGGCGAGCCAGATAAAGAAACTCTCCATCTCGCGGGGTATGAGGACGCTGCGCCAGGACGGCTGGAACAAGGTCATAGCCGGAATGACGACGCCCGAAGAGGTCATCAATGTGACGAGCGCCGAGGATGAAGCGGGTTCTTCCGGGAGGGGTACCATGGCATCATCTCCCATCCTGCCGGACGTAGCGGGCCAGGCCTCTACGGAATCGGACAGGAGGATATACAGGAGATTGGACAACAAGATCAATGTGCGCTATAAGGTCTTCAAGGGGCAGGATATCTCCGGAAAAAAAGGCGCAGCCGCCGAACAGTTGAGCGTTACGAAGAACATCTCCGCAGGCGGGTCGCTCTTTACGTCGGACGAACCCCTGCCGGTAGGGACCATATTGGAGATGGCCGTGGAGCCGCATGACGGGAAGGGACCGGTGGAGTGCCTGGCGAGGGTGGTCAGGGTCGAAGAGCTGCGGGGCGGAAAGAGTTTCGAGATAGCGGTCTGTTTCCTGGATATGACGAGCGCCCAGAAGGCAAGGCTCGATAATTACATAAGCAATGAGTTATAA